From the Candidatus Manganitrophaceae bacterium genome, one window contains:
- a CDS encoding response regulator, with the protein MRILIIEDDERIVGYMKRGLEAENHEVEVASDGQRGMDMGELLPFDLILLDIFLPQKNGLEVCRYLRSRQVTTPIFMMTARDTVDSKKAGYSAGANEYLSKPFSFETLLNKMDKTFSAK; encoded by the coding sequence ATGCGTATTTTAATCATAGAAGACGACGAACGAATTGTGGGTTATATGAAAAGAGGCCTGGAAGCCGAGAATCATGAGGTCGAAGTCGCTTCTGATGGCCAAAGGGGAATGGATATGGGAGAATTGCTTCCATTTGATCTGATCCTTCTTGATATCTTTCTTCCCCAAAAGAACGGATTAGAAGTCTGCAGGTATTTAAGGTCACGACAGGTCACGACGCCCATTTTTATGATGACGGCAAGAGATACGGTCGATTCAAAGAAGGCTGGCTACAGCGCAGGCGCAAATGAATATCTCTCAAAACCTTTTTCCTTTGAAACACTTCTGAATAAAATGGATAAGACATTCTCTGCCAAGTAA
- a CDS encoding glycosyltransferase → MKILIYSHDSYGLGHIRRSLSIAEQVTSDFPDAEQLLLTGSMQSHSFKKPDRMDYVKLPSISKFSTGGYCSGSLAVSLDSIMAIREEMIFSTALHFKPDLFLIDKAPAGICGELLRSLKYLKSECPETKLVLGMRDIEDDARMVRKEWKRGGVYTLLEDTYDAIFLYGSREVYDPVPEYGLSAKTGDKMISCGYIGRKNSVRQKDKVRKELKMKTDCLIVVTTGGGGDGFDILSTYLEMLLSEYKDNTLNFDSLIVTGPLMSESERSHLKRYESMGAPLTMIRFTPDMPSYLNAADLVISMGGYNSFCEILSLKKRAIIIPRVKPRLEQLIRTECFVSKGLVRMIHPESLTSKRLLKGINSTLKGDDLVCPRDAGVGMEGAMNASRAIGRLLALDKEFTS, encoded by the coding sequence ATGAAAATTCTAATTTATTCCCACGACTCATATGGTCTGGGTCACATCCGCAGATCGCTTTCAATTGCCGAGCAGGTTACTTCTGATTTTCCTGACGCAGAGCAACTGCTCCTGACTGGATCGATGCAATCTCATTCGTTCAAGAAACCGGACCGCATGGACTATGTCAAGCTCCCTTCCATCAGTAAATTCTCCACAGGTGGATATTGCTCTGGATCACTTGCGGTTTCTCTGGATTCTATTATGGCGATCCGTGAGGAGATGATTTTTAGCACGGCTCTTCATTTCAAGCCGGACCTATTTCTAATCGATAAGGCGCCGGCAGGGATATGCGGTGAATTGCTCCGCTCTTTAAAGTACCTCAAATCCGAATGTCCGGAAACAAAGCTGGTCTTGGGAATGCGTGATATTGAGGATGATGCCAGGATGGTGAGGAAGGAATGGAAACGTGGAGGGGTCTATACTCTTCTGGAAGACACCTATGACGCTATCTTTCTCTATGGTTCCAGGGAGGTTTATGATCCGGTTCCCGAATATGGTTTGTCTGCCAAAACCGGAGATAAAATGATCTCTTGTGGCTATATCGGTCGGAAAAACTCTGTCCGTCAAAAGGATAAAGTCCGGAAGGAATTAAAGATGAAAACGGACTGCCTTATTGTCGTTACGACAGGAGGTGGAGGAGACGGCTTTGACATATTAAGCACATATCTGGAGATGCTTTTATCGGAATACAAGGACAATACCCTGAATTTTGACTCATTGATTGTCACGGGCCCCTTGATGTCTGAGTCCGAGCGAAGCCATCTTAAGCGTTATGAAAGTATGGGTGCGCCGCTTACGATGATCCGTTTTACCCCGGATATGCCAAGCTATTTAAATGCGGCTGATCTGGTGATCTCAATGGGGGGATATAATTCCTTCTGTGAGATCTTATCCCTTAAAAAGCGCGCAATTATTATTCCCCGAGTCAAACCGCGATTAGAACAACTCATCAGGACCGAATGTTTCGTCTCCAAAGGACTGGTCCGTATGATTCATCCGGAATCCTTAACATCCAAGAGACTTTTGAAGGGAATCAATTCTACTCTAAAAGGGGATGATCTCGTGTGTCCCCGTGATGCCGGTGTTGGTATGGAGGGCGCGATGAATGCGAGTCGTGCAATTGGAAGACTCCTTGCATTAGACAAGGAATTTACTTCTTGA
- a CDS encoding colanic acid biosynthesis glycosyltransferase WcaL, translating to MKEKLTMRENPGRDAPLKVCYFLKRYPRLSETFIVNEIEALQRQGVDITIVAGKSAGEEMVHEKAQALKVPVYYMPKVKEIPRDAWSVKYLSTLSVTPAELGPDALCGPMSKEEYRILIEAAMIAPLLLNLGVDLIHAHFATWAATAASWVSKVTRIPYSFTAHAKDIYHESVDKRTLSEKMAMARFVVTVSDFNKEYLEECLKSEGRSGRIIRLYNGIDLDEFKPSQAEKEPDLLVGVGRLVEKKGFSYLIEACKLLEESGKSFKCVIIGEGDERKALVELVKKYGLKEKVLFLGAKTQTEVIRILKTASVFVLPCIIAEDGNRDGLPTVLLEAMALGVPVISTTVTGIPEIITHGKSGLLVPQRDPRLLAREIGEVLANQELQSLLQRGGRLKVEEVFDVKKNIFALKRIFSQAVIN from the coding sequence ATGAAGGAAAAGTTGACTATGAGAGAAAACCCAGGAAGAGATGCACCTTTAAAGGTCTGTTATTTCCTGAAACGATATCCTCGTCTGTCTGAGACATTCATCGTTAATGAGATAGAGGCACTTCAACGGCAAGGGGTAGATATTACGATCGTTGCCGGAAAATCAGCTGGAGAGGAGATGGTTCATGAGAAAGCTCAGGCCCTTAAGGTTCCCGTCTACTACATGCCTAAGGTCAAGGAAATCCCACGTGATGCCTGGTCGGTGAAATACCTCAGCACCCTTTCTGTGACTCCGGCGGAGCTTGGGCCGGATGCTCTCTGTGGCCCAATGTCTAAGGAAGAATATCGGATTTTAATTGAGGCGGCCATGATCGCGCCGCTTTTACTGAATCTCGGGGTTGACCTGATCCATGCTCACTTTGCAACATGGGCGGCGACGGCCGCCTCATGGGTCAGTAAAGTGACCCGTATCCCCTATAGTTTTACGGCCCATGCAAAGGATATTTACCATGAGAGCGTCGATAAAAGAACATTAAGCGAAAAAATGGCCATGGCCAGGTTTGTCGTCACAGTCAGCGACTTTAATAAAGAGTACCTTGAGGAATGCCTCAAATCTGAAGGGAGGTCGGGAAGAATTATCCGCCTGTACAACGGCATTGATCTGGATGAGTTCAAGCCCTCCCAGGCTGAAAAAGAGCCGGATCTTCTTGTTGGCGTGGGACGTTTGGTTGAGAAAAAGGGGTTTTCCTACTTGATCGAGGCATGTAAGCTTCTTGAGGAAAGTGGAAAGTCTTTTAAGTGTGTGATTATTGGTGAAGGAGACGAGCGAAAGGCCTTGGTGGAATTGGTTAAAAAATACGGACTGAAAGAAAAGGTGTTGTTTCTGGGGGCCAAAACACAAACAGAAGTTATTCGGATCCTTAAAACGGCTTCGGTGTTTGTTCTTCCCTGCATTATCGCAGAGGATGGGAATCGTGACGGGCTTCCGACGGTTCTTCTGGAGGCTATGGCCCTCGGGGTTCCGGTCATCTCAACAACTGTCACTGGTATTCCGGAGATCATTACGCACGGGAAGTCGGGTCTCCTTGTCCCGCAGAGAGATCCGAGGCTCCTTGCCAGGGAGATCGGAGAGGTTCTTGCGAATCAGGAACTCCAGTCCCTTCTACAGCGAGGAGGGCGCTTGAAGGTTGAGGAGGTCTTTGATGTCAAAAAGAATATTTTTGCCCTGAAAAGAATATTTAGCCAGGCCGTTATTAATTAG
- a CDS encoding glycosyltransferase family 1 protein, whose amino-acid sequence MKIAYITADNGIPVFGKKGASIHIRELVNALDLLGHQTTVLTVRRGSFFAPLKAEVITMEADHSSSQGENLSKEENALARERRSLQSSITIGEYLSVLHSESRFDLIYERYSLWSTAGVRVARKLGIPCLVEVNSPLLEEQQKYRALHLSTEAEAVEAEVFKEADALLAVSAQVKSYVISKGAIPERTFVIQNGVDVKRFHPAVEPAYLEGVDGKFVLGFVGSLKDWHGIDILLKAFRILQKRSPDYHLLIVGDGPLRTWIEDYAREHQLKKKMTITGWVSYDQLPNLIQRMDVTVAPYPFLEDFYFSPLKLFEYMAAGKPVIASRIGPIERAIQDGKTGLLVRPGDPNDLVVKIERLHSEPALQKALGIAASAEAGHHTWVQNAHRVMEIVAPLVKRK is encoded by the coding sequence ATGAAGATCGCATACATTACGGCTGACAATGGTATCCCGGTTTTTGGAAAAAAAGGGGCCTCCATTCACATTCGAGAACTGGTCAACGCACTGGACCTCCTAGGTCACCAGACCACGGTACTGACTGTTCGTCGAGGGTCTTTTTTTGCTCCTCTGAAGGCAGAGGTTATTACGATGGAGGCTGATCATTCTTCTTCGCAGGGTGAGAACCTCAGTAAGGAGGAGAATGCCCTTGCCAGGGAGCGGCGATCCCTTCAGTCCAGTATTACGATTGGAGAGTATTTGAGCGTACTTCATTCTGAATCGCGCTTTGACCTGATCTATGAGCGGTATTCCTTGTGGAGTACCGCTGGTGTGAGAGTCGCTCGGAAGCTCGGGATTCCTTGCCTTGTAGAGGTAAATTCCCCTCTTCTTGAAGAGCAGCAGAAGTACCGGGCCTTACACCTTTCCACAGAAGCGGAAGCTGTTGAAGCGGAAGTCTTCAAGGAAGCAGATGCCTTATTGGCTGTTTCAGCACAGGTCAAGTCCTATGTCATTTCGAAAGGAGCTATCCCGGAGCGAACTTTTGTCATTCAGAATGGTGTGGACGTCAAGCGCTTCCATCCTGCCGTCGAACCAGCTTACTTGGAAGGGGTCGATGGAAAGTTTGTCCTCGGGTTTGTCGGGAGCTTAAAGGATTGGCACGGGATTGACATTCTTTTGAAGGCATTCAGGATACTTCAGAAGCGTTCCCCGGATTATCATCTACTCATTGTCGGTGATGGACCCCTTAGAACCTGGATCGAGGATTATGCCCGGGAGCATCAACTGAAAAAAAAGATGACTATTACGGGATGGGTTTCGTACGATCAGCTTCCAAACCTGATTCAGCGTATGGATGTGACTGTTGCACCCTATCCATTCTTAGAAGATTTCTATTTTTCTCCACTTAAACTCTTTGAATACATGGCTGCTGGAAAACCAGTTATCGCAAGTCGAATCGGCCCGATTGAGAGGGCGATACAAGATGGAAAAACCGGTCTGCTTGTCCGTCCCGGAGACCCGAATGATCTTGTGGTAAAGATTGAAAGATTACATTCTGAACCCGCCCTTCAAAAAGCGCTTGGAATTGCAGCATCCGCAGAGGCCGGTCACCATACCTGGGTGCAGAACGCCCATCGCGTGATGGAAATTGTTGCACCATTGGTGAAGAGAAAATGA
- a CDS encoding ABC transporter ATP-binding protein, translating into MKISFKINPAFQRINANSIRRIFKHFGGHLVRHRGKLLQAGVCLVGVAAMELLRPWPIKMIFDIILVPQAEVAFLERFPVFGGNRETLLAACALSILLIAVLAGLFRYGQKYLTASVGQKVVASVRRQLYNHIQYLSQSFHNKHHSGDLVARLTGDIRMLRDLMVVAVIFVSENILILSGIIAVMFWMDWQLSLVALWILPFLVLVAFHFSVKIKKATKKQRRKESEITSVITETLASIEVVQGFGREKYESQRFSSKDKSSMKAGLKTTRMEANLNRYVEVLLAAGICAVLWFGVKKVLSGALTPGDLLVFTAYLRSLYKPIRRLASFTSRISKATVCGERIVSILEMEPEIKDSPGAIVAPPFQGEIIFENLSFSYRPGEPVLNGVDFKMNPGKLVALVGPSGSGKSTVASLLIRFYDPQKGRVLIDGRDLRCYTINSLREQISIVLQESLLFATTIRENISYGKLDASMEEIVAAAEVANAHDFIMGLANGYDTIVGERGGTLSGGQRHRIGIARAVIRNTPILILDEPMTGLEVKSKLKVREALDRLMVGKTCLFVTHDLQSVAGADQILSMEGGRIVVQEPIEIPVTGR; encoded by the coding sequence ATGAAGATTTCTTTCAAGATAAATCCGGCATTTCAGAGAATCAATGCGAATTCGATCCGTCGGATTTTTAAGCATTTTGGGGGCCACTTGGTTCGGCATCGGGGAAAACTTCTCCAGGCGGGGGTGTGCCTGGTGGGTGTCGCGGCGATGGAGTTGCTCCGTCCCTGGCCGATTAAAATGATCTTCGATATCATCCTGGTTCCCCAAGCCGAGGTGGCGTTTCTTGAGCGCTTCCCTGTGTTTGGTGGAAACAGAGAGACCCTTCTTGCTGCTTGTGCCCTTTCTATCCTGCTTATTGCTGTCCTGGCAGGACTTTTTAGATATGGACAAAAATATCTTACGGCCAGTGTCGGCCAGAAGGTAGTTGCCTCGGTACGGCGGCAACTTTATAACCACATCCAGTATCTCTCCCAGTCTTTTCACAACAAACATCATTCGGGAGATCTTGTGGCGAGGTTGACGGGTGACATCCGGATGCTCCGAGACCTTATGGTTGTCGCGGTTATCTTTGTAAGTGAAAATATTCTCATCCTTTCCGGAATCATTGCTGTTATGTTCTGGATGGATTGGCAACTTAGCCTGGTCGCCCTGTGGATACTTCCCTTTCTGGTCCTTGTCGCTTTTCACTTTTCTGTAAAGATCAAGAAGGCGACAAAAAAGCAGAGGAGGAAAGAAAGTGAGATTACGAGTGTCATCACCGAAACCCTGGCCTCGATTGAAGTTGTTCAAGGTTTCGGACGAGAAAAATATGAGAGCCAACGTTTTTCCAGCAAAGATAAATCAAGCATGAAAGCAGGTCTGAAGACGACGCGTATGGAGGCGAACTTAAACCGGTATGTTGAGGTTCTTTTGGCGGCCGGGATTTGCGCCGTCTTGTGGTTTGGGGTTAAAAAGGTCTTAAGCGGTGCCTTGACCCCGGGAGATCTCCTTGTATTCACGGCTTACTTGAGAAGTCTGTACAAACCGATTCGCAGGCTCGCCAGTTTTACCAGTCGGATTTCGAAGGCCACTGTTTGCGGTGAACGGATTGTGTCTATTCTCGAAATGGAACCAGAGATCAAAGATTCTCCAGGGGCAATCGTGGCCCCGCCCTTCCAGGGAGAGATTATTTTCGAAAACCTATCTTTTTCCTATCGTCCAGGAGAGCCCGTCCTGAATGGGGTGGATTTTAAAATGAATCCTGGGAAACTGGTGGCCCTTGTGGGGCCAAGTGGGTCTGGGAAATCGACGGTTGCGAGTCTTCTTATTCGTTTTTATGATCCCCAGAAGGGCCGTGTCCTGATTGATGGGAGAGACCTCCGATGCTACACTATAAATTCGTTGCGTGAGCAGATTTCTATCGTTCTTCAGGAGTCCCTGCTGTTTGCCACGACAATCCGGGAGAATATTTCCTACGGAAAACTGGATGCGAGCATGGAGGAGATTGTGGCCGCAGCGGAAGTGGCCAATGCCCATGACTTCATTATGGGGCTTGCGAATGGGTATGACACAATCGTTGGAGAGCGGGGAGGCACCCTTTCGGGAGGGCAGAGGCATCGGATCGGCATTGCCAGGGCCGTCATCCGGAACACCCCCATCTTGATTTTGGATGAGCCGATGACGGGTCTTGAAGTTAAAAGCAAGTTGAAGGTCCGAGAGGCCTTGGATCGTCTCATGGTTGGGAAGACATGTCTCTTCGTAACCCATGACCTCCAATCCGTGGCCGGGGCTGATCAAATCCTGAGTATGGAGGGGGGACGAATTGTTGTGCAGGAGCCAATCGAAATCCCTGTCACTGGGCGTTGA
- a CDS encoding aminoglycoside phosphotransferase family protein, producing MSVKVQPSSSVQVAFRYEPSLLRNLETAISSHAMLEILRRDWPYLKQKGLVLKDCRAIRVYPRKGKDFLLEYEMCFLERGRERVERLFGELVGAGAGKRCDDLLEALQKTRKKQVSRMGPDRISCLPGLGLVLRFSGIDEKLAGMKLLNKPFMFKPILEQCLSENSEKISECSIEVLRHRLGKRCIFRLRFSALDKKTGKRIPQSVIGKIYPVRRDRGGQVFVEMQDLWDHDFSDKSEDGIRIPRPIAYLSEFQLLLMEDVPGSYWLGLQEPGVAASIELAGRALAKLHRSSLKVPGRHTVEDELTLLRDHWGVIASQIHPELSPSLVAAFDKVRRGLDRCRAFEPTLVHRDYYEKQILVDRSQAFMIDFDTICLSDPAIDLGNFLAHIKLAAMQSPKSVMPMEEAFLQGYAPQLSGDFSARVEAYTQSTLLRLSCLYSIWPQWRHLAEPLLKAVT from the coding sequence ATGAGCGTAAAGGTTCAGCCATCCAGTTCTGTGCAAGTGGCATTTCGGTATGAGCCATCTCTACTAAGAAATCTTGAGACGGCAATCTCTTCTCATGCAATGCTTGAGATTCTCCGGCGCGACTGGCCATATCTCAAGCAAAAGGGGCTGGTCCTGAAAGATTGTCGTGCGATCAGGGTCTATCCTCGTAAGGGAAAAGATTTCCTGCTCGAATATGAAATGTGTTTTCTTGAGAGGGGAAGAGAAAGGGTCGAACGCCTTTTCGGTGAGCTGGTTGGGGCAGGGGCTGGGAAACGGTGTGATGATCTCCTGGAAGCATTGCAGAAGACGCGAAAAAAGCAAGTTTCCAGGATGGGTCCGGATCGAATTAGCTGCCTTCCTGGTTTGGGTCTCGTTCTACGATTTTCGGGAATAGATGAGAAACTCGCGGGAATGAAGTTACTCAATAAACCCTTTATGTTCAAACCCATTCTGGAACAATGTTTATCGGAGAATAGTGAAAAGATAAGTGAATGCTCTATTGAAGTCCTTCGTCACCGATTGGGAAAGCGCTGTATCTTTCGCCTGCGTTTCAGCGCCTTGGATAAGAAGACCGGGAAGAGAATCCCTCAATCCGTCATCGGGAAAATATATCCTGTTCGAAGAGACCGGGGAGGCCAGGTCTTCGTCGAGATGCAAGACCTATGGGATCATGACTTTTCAGACAAGAGTGAAGACGGGATCCGGATTCCCAGGCCAATCGCTTATCTTTCTGAATTTCAGCTTCTCTTGATGGAAGATGTCCCTGGTTCCTACTGGCTTGGGTTGCAAGAACCGGGGGTTGCAGCTTCTATCGAGTTGGCAGGAAGGGCTCTTGCTAAACTGCATCGATCTTCCCTGAAAGTTCCTGGTCGGCATACCGTCGAGGATGAATTGACATTGTTAAGGGATCATTGGGGTGTCATCGCCTCACAGATTCATCCGGAGCTGAGTCCTTCTCTCGTGGCGGCATTCGACAAGGTTCGTCGTGGCCTCGACAGGTGCCGGGCCTTTGAGCCCACTCTGGTGCATCGGGACTATTATGAAAAACAGATTCTGGTGGACCGTTCCCAGGCTTTCATGATTGATTTTGATACAATCTGTCTCTCTGACCCTGCAATTGATCTTGGAAATTTTCTGGCGCACATCAAGTTGGCGGCCATGCAGTCTCCTAAAAGTGTCATGCCGATGGAGGAGGCCTTTTTACAGGGCTATGCCCCTCAACTTTCTGGAGATTTTTCAGCCAGAGTCGAGGCCTATACTCAGTCCACCCTCCTCCGGTTGTCCTGTCTTTACTCCATCTGGCCTCAGTGGCGCCATCTTGCCGAGCCTTTATTGAAGGCTGTGACGTGA
- a CDS encoding UDP-glucose/GDP-mannose dehydrogenase family protein translates to MNIAIIGSGYVGLVTGACFSEFGLNVTCVDKDEEKIARLEKGEIPIYEPGLEELIKKNREGGRLFFTTDIAHAIKDALVIFIAVGTPPRGDGFADLSHVEMVAETIADNMDGYKVIVTKSTVPVGTGARLREIIGSRLKEQTDFDIVSNPEFLREGSAIEDFLHPNRVVIGTDSQQAAAILRDLYRPLYLIETPMVMTDILTAEMVKYASNAFLATKISFINEVANLCEKVGANVQMVAKGMGLDKRIGSKFLHAGPGYGGSCFPKDVSALAQISGNHDYDFKIIKAVLDVNQRQRTFMVEKIEKVLGGFKGKRVAVLGLSFKPNTDDIREAPSLSIIEALQKGGATVVASDPVAIEEARKVLVDVEYASDPYDAAEGADAMILITEWNPFRNLDMAKLKLRLKTPIFIDLRNVYEPKRMAEMGFNYTSVGRPSYPAI, encoded by the coding sequence GTGAACATCGCGATTATAGGAAGCGGGTATGTTGGTCTTGTTACAGGGGCCTGTTTTTCGGAGTTTGGTTTAAATGTGACTTGTGTTGATAAAGATGAAGAGAAAATTGCCCGCCTGGAGAAGGGGGAGATCCCGATTTATGAGCCCGGTCTGGAAGAGTTGATCAAGAAGAACCGGGAAGGTGGGCGGCTTTTTTTCACAACAGATATTGCCCATGCGATTAAAGATGCTCTCGTCATTTTTATCGCGGTCGGGACACCGCCGAGGGGAGATGGCTTTGCCGATCTCTCTCATGTCGAAATGGTGGCCGAAACGATTGCAGATAATATGGATGGCTACAAAGTGATTGTCACAAAGAGCACCGTGCCTGTCGGGACCGGGGCACGCCTCCGGGAGATTATCGGGAGCCGACTTAAAGAGCAGACCGATTTTGATATTGTTTCTAATCCTGAGTTCCTTCGGGAAGGTTCTGCTATTGAAGATTTTCTTCACCCGAACCGAGTGGTGATCGGCACGGACAGCCAACAGGCGGCAGCCATTCTTCGGGACCTCTATCGCCCGCTTTACCTGATTGAGACGCCCATGGTGATGACGGATATCCTGACGGCCGAGATGGTCAAATATGCTTCAAATGCTTTTCTGGCGACAAAGATCTCCTTCATCAACGAGGTGGCCAATCTCTGTGAAAAGGTGGGGGCCAATGTGCAGATGGTGGCCAAGGGGATGGGCCTGGATAAAAGGATCGGTTCAAAGTTCCTGCATGCAGGCCCTGGATACGGAGGGTCCTGTTTCCCGAAGGATGTTTCCGCTCTGGCTCAAATTTCAGGAAACCACGACTATGACTTTAAGATTATTAAGGCTGTTCTGGATGTAAATCAGAGACAGAGAACTTTCATGGTCGAGAAAATTGAGAAGGTCTTGGGCGGGTTCAAAGGGAAACGTGTTGCTGTCCTGGGGCTTTCGTTCAAGCCAAATACAGATGATATACGGGAGGCGCCCTCTCTATCGATTATCGAGGCCCTTCAAAAAGGGGGTGCCACGGTCGTTGCTTCAGATCCGGTGGCGATTGAAGAAGCCAGAAAGGTGCTGGTTGATGTGGAGTATGCTTCCGATCCCTATGATGCGGCAGAAGGGGCGGATGCCATGATTCTCATTACGGAATGGAATCCTTTCCGGAACCTCGATATGGCGAAACTCAAGCTTAGACTCAAAACACCTATTTTCATCGATCTTCGTAATGTTTATGAGCCGAAGCGGATGGCGGAGATGGGTTTTAATTATACGAGCGTTGGACGTCCTTCTTATCCCGCAATCTAG
- a CDS encoding PAS domain S-box protein, whose protein sequence is MTGYAKEELLKRDFQSITSDPYLKESVQAVQGLLVGSRTAPVVLEKQYIRKDLSLFWVRIHISLIQSDSNIPSAFSIQIQDIDLQKKTENFLLESEARYRTLIELSPDLILICSEEKVVYINASVSNRRFYRNRFKGFKG, encoded by the coding sequence ATGACCGGATATGCCAAAGAAGAACTACTGAAACGCGATTTTCAGAGTATCACGTCTGATCCTTATTTGAAGGAGAGTGTTCAGGCGGTCCAGGGCCTTCTTGTTGGCAGCAGAACGGCTCCCGTGGTGCTGGAAAAGCAGTATATCCGAAAAGATCTGAGCTTGTTTTGGGTTCGTATTCACATTTCTTTGATTCAATCTGATTCGAATATCCCATCAGCATTTTCAATTCAAATTCAGGACATTGATCTCCAGAAGAAGACAGAGAATTTTCTTCTGGAGAGTGAGGCGCGCTACCGGACCTTGATTGAGCTCTCACCGGACTTGATCTTGATTTGCAGTGAAGAGAAAGTGGTCTATATCAATGCGTCAGTTTCAAACAGACGATTTTATCGAAATCGTTTTAAAGGCTTTAAAGGATAG
- a CDS encoding EAL domain-containing protein: MGIEITIDDFGTGYSSLSYLKRFPISCLKIDQSFVQSVTVDANDAAIAKTVVRMAQSLNLRALAEGVETAEQLAFFRSIHCDEVQGYFISRPISVDKAEAFLIRALKSVGS, translated from the coding sequence ATGGGGATTGAGATCACAATCGACGATTTTGGTACGGGATATTCGTCACTCAGTTATTTAAAGCGATTTCCAATCTCTTGCCTGAAAATCGATCAGTCTTTCGTGCAGTCTGTGACGGTCGACGCGAATGATGCTGCCATCGCAAAAACAGTCGTCCGGATGGCCCAAAGTCTTAATCTCCGTGCACTTGCAGAGGGGGTTGAGACGGCAGAACAACTCGCTTTCTTTCGTTCAATACATTGTGATGAAGTGCAAGGATATTTTATCAGCCGACCCATTTCGGTTGACAAGGCCGAGGCCTTTCTCATTAGGGCACTGAAAAGTGTCGGGAGTTGA
- a CDS encoding chemotaxis protein MotB, with amino-acid sequence MKQTFRWISATSVIISFLIGGCVTKSRFESQLAETQSLSERLQNQTRKRAMLEEELSKLKRQLKITESKLSDARQAAADQETILGNRIGVLEEQLALSKEMGSKTQQQLKNKMIKLKGEYETDLQKKKQEIASLESELAERVQAHLALQDLLSERETELVSITRILDKVRDRFQVTQEEAAQREREHQESSKARRDLVNRLQKEISEGSIKISQIKNRLTVEIVDKILFSSGSSDVTNKGKAVLAKVSTVLKGVKENDIHIEGHTDNVPIGPRIKKKFPTNWELSTSRATHVVRFLAEQGVDPNNLIAIGLSQYRPVESNDTDEGKQRNRRIEIVLFPKDIQKIASTSDPS; translated from the coding sequence ATGAAACAAACATTCAGATGGATTTCAGCAACGTCAGTCATCATTTCTTTTCTTATCGGAGGGTGCGTTACCAAGAGCCGCTTTGAATCTCAACTTGCGGAGACCCAATCCCTTTCGGAGCGCTTACAGAACCAGACCCGCAAGCGGGCCATGCTTGAAGAAGAACTCTCAAAGCTGAAAAGACAACTCAAGATAACAGAATCCAAGCTGTCGGATGCCAGACAAGCGGCTGCAGATCAAGAGACCATCCTGGGAAACCGCATTGGGGTTCTGGAAGAGCAATTAGCCCTTTCAAAAGAGATGGGGAGCAAGACGCAACAACAATTAAAAAACAAGATGATTAAGCTCAAAGGAGAGTACGAAACAGATCTCCAAAAAAAGAAGCAGGAAATTGCATCGCTTGAATCGGAACTGGCCGAACGGGTTCAGGCGCACCTTGCGCTCCAGGATCTTCTTTCAGAACGGGAAACAGAGTTGGTCAGCATTACCCGGATTCTCGACAAGGTCCGGGATCGATTTCAGGTCACACAGGAAGAAGCGGCCCAAAGAGAGCGGGAACACCAGGAGTCGAGCAAGGCACGTCGGGATCTCGTGAACAGGCTTCAGAAAGAGATCTCGGAAGGCAGTATCAAGATTTCTCAGATCAAGAACCGCCTCACTGTTGAAATCGTGGACAAGATCCTCTTTTCTTCCGGAAGCAGTGATGTGACCAATAAAGGAAAGGCCGTTCTTGCGAAGGTGAGTACCGTTTTAAAGGGCGTCAAAGAAAATGATATTCATATCGAAGGACATACCGACAATGTCCCGATCGGTCCGAGAATAAAAAAGAAATTTCCGACCAACTGGGAGCTCTCCACATCACGGGCAACCCATGTCGTTCGTTTTCTCGCAGAACAAGGGGTTGACCCAAACAACCTTATCGCAATCGGCCTGTCTCAGTATCGCCCTGTCGAATCAAATGACACGGATGAAGGAAAACAACGAAACAGGCGGATCGAGATTGTCCTGTTTCCGAAAGACATCCAGAAAATCGCGTCGACCAGCGATCCGTCCTGA